The following are encoded together in the Ezakiella massiliensis genome:
- a CDS encoding RadC family protein, with product MQEFLATIIGEKAAGLIASELKGNYTNLYRKEKEELMEIEGIDEATAEKVRAIVEFSEDLYTRQAEEDLITINDEESMIKYVNAKLSHKQEEFFMVLILDSGYHFIGDDVISKGGTTGTTCAPKDVFRKAIKIGGKNIILVHNHPTGDLTPSKDDVLVTRRLAKLGLFLGVEIADHLIIGRNKHYSMTYNGHLNIQDILKATEDITF from the coding sequence ATGCAAGAGTTTTTAGCGACGATAATTGGTGAAAAAGCGGCGGGTTTAATCGCGAGTGAACTTAAGGGTAATTACACAAACCTATATCGCAAAGAAAAAGAAGAGTTGATGGAGATTGAGGGGATAGATGAAGCGACTGCTGAGAAGGTTCGGGCAATCGTAGAATTTTCTGAAGATCTTTATACTAGGCAGGCCGAAGAGGATTTGATTACTATTAATGATGAGGAGAGCATGATTAAGTATGTAAATGCAAAGCTTTCTCACAAGCAGGAGGAGTTTTTTATGGTTTTAATCTTGGATAGCGGCTATCATTTTATTGGTGATGATGTTATTTCCAAGGGTGGAACGACTGGCACAACTTGCGCTCCCAAAGATGTTTTTAGGAAGGCTATAAAAATTGGCGGGAAAAATATTATACTTGTCCACAATCATCCAACTGGCGACCTTACTCCGTCTAAGGACGATGTCCTTGTGACTAGGAGGCTGGCAAAGTTAGGGTTATTCTTAGGAGTAGAAATTGCAGACCACTTGATAATTGGAAGAAATAAACACTATTCTATGACTTATAATGGGCATTTGAATATTCAAGATATTTTAAAAGCGACAGAGGATATAACTTTTTAA
- a CDS encoding heavy metal-binding domain-containing protein, producing MIITTTQSIEGREISEYMGIVFGEVVSGVNFLRDLGAGLRDFFGGRSSGYENELMRAREEALEEIEERARRLGADAVVGCKMDYEVLGQGGSMLMVTVSGTAVRLR from the coding sequence ATGATTATTACAACAACACAAAGTATAGAAGGTAGAGAAATTTCTGAATACATGGGCATTGTCTTTGGCGAAGTAGTTAGTGGCGTCAACTTTTTAAGGGACCTGGGTGCAGGCCTAAGAGATTTTTTTGGTGGACGGAGCTCTGGTTATGAAAATGAACTTATGCGGGCTAGAGAAGAAGCCTTGGAAGAAATTGAAGAAAGAGCAAGAAGGCTCGGAGCAGATGCAGTTGTAGGATGCAAGATGGACTACGAAGTCTTGGGCCAAGGTGGGTCAATGCTAATGGTCACAGTTTCTGGAACCGCAGTAAGATTAAGATAA
- a CDS encoding DNA adenine methylase: MARTNSPLRYPGGKTQLSQFLSELLNHNKLNNVVYAEPFSGGFGAGLELLYKDRVSTVIINDYDVGIYSVWYALLNENEKFIEDIKKVDINIEEWNKQKAIYNKLIKKGEYSYNLAFATYFLNRTNRSGIITGGPIGGKNQDSKYKLDCRFNKKTVIQKFLKIYQYKDRIKLYNLEANKLIQEIILNYNEEDIFIFFDPPYYEQGKNLYTNFFEHDNHIELKNKISLLDNYYWILTYDNKQEIAEIYKDYKKYYYSINYYAGKVREAKEILIPSRRTIVKNCENIKIECIS, translated from the coding sequence ATGGCAAGAACAAATTCCCCTTTAAGATATCCTGGTGGGAAGACGCAACTATCACAATTCTTATCGGAATTATTGAATCATAATAAATTGAATAACGTTGTATATGCCGAACCTTTTTCAGGAGGATTTGGGGCTGGTCTAGAATTACTGTATAAAGATAGAGTTAGTACTGTTATAATAAATGATTATGATGTAGGTATTTACTCAGTTTGGTATGCACTATTAAACGAGAACGAGAAATTTATTGAAGATATAAAAAAAGTTGATATCAATATAGAAGAATGGAATAAACAAAAGGCCATATACAATAAATTGATAAAAAAAGGGGAATATTCATACAATCTAGCTTTTGCTACTTATTTTTTGAATAGGACTAATAGATCTGGAATTATTACTGGAGGACCAATAGGGGGCAAGAATCAGGATAGTAAATATAAACTAGATTGTAGGTTTAATAAAAAAACTGTTATTCAAAAGTTTTTAAAGATATATCAATATAAGGATAGAATTAAGCTGTATAATTTAGAAGCGAATAAATTGATTCAAGAAATAATACTAAATTATAATGAAGAAGATATCTTTATATTTTTTGACCCTCCATATTATGAGCAAGGTAAAAACTTATATACAAACTTTTTCGAACATGATAATCATATAGAGTTAAAAAATAAAATTAGCTTATTAGATAATTATTACTGGATTTTGACGTATGATAACAAGCAAGAAATTGCAGAGATTTATAAAGATTATAAAAAATATTATTATAGTATTAATTACTATGCTGGTAAGGTAAGAGAAGCAAAAGAAATATTAATTCCTAGTAGAAGAACAATAGTAAAAAACTGTGAAAATATTAAAATCGAATGTATAAGCTAG
- a CDS encoding GNAT family N-acetyltransferase, which translates to MKIRIVDEDIRLIPYYKNNDVAIRWYQDKDVCKQVDDIDFVYDLDRLNKMYDYLSSHGEVYYIEYKSVLVGDVSLKDDGEIAIVISKENQNKGIGRRVIKNILDLAKAKGMGEVRASIYPFNKQSQRVFTLVGFEKIGEEDYIYKFD; encoded by the coding sequence ATGAAAATACGGATTGTGGATGAGGATATTAGGCTGATTCCATATTATAAGAATAATGACGTGGCAATAAGATGGTACCAGGACAAGGACGTCTGCAAGCAGGTAGACGACATTGATTTTGTCTACGACCTTGACCGATTAAATAAAATGTATGATTATTTATCCAGCCACGGGGAGGTCTATTATATTGAATACAAGTCGGTACTTGTGGGTGATGTGTCCTTGAAAGATGACGGGGAGATTGCAATTGTTATTTCAAAAGAAAATCAGAACAAGGGCATAGGCAGGCGGGTTATTAAAAATATTTTGGACCTGGCCAAGGCCAAGGGCATGGGTGAGGTGCGGGCCTCTATTTATCCTTTTAACAAGCAAAGCCAGAGGGTTTTTACCCTTGTGGGCTTTGAAAAAATTGGCGAGGAAGATTATATTTATAAATTTGATTGA
- a CDS encoding DUF2254 domain-containing protein — MFTKLKMKIAKNRNMLNITIFTFISFLLLVVSYFIDYRGFEFRQFVPDQLMLSKDVSTTFLTTLAGVFLTVTTFTLTTILSILNQYANSFTPRAMQKFIDKPYVLSLFGIFIGGFFYSIFSLLMIQNVPDKVKVISGSIGILYAMASMIYFILFVKTVLKSIKARDVIEDIYDRALKCVKDDASLDETVSTDFSLEEYDQDITRIYAKDSGYLYAIDDDKLAKILKEGQLSLIINYKVGDYLVRGMNVANLNIDIREAEYDKADDLAEKISSCFIYSESPNDTDDYRHEVKNLVEIALRAISPGINDPNTAIICIRKISMLLSVLFSHKSNYKVKILDDSSKIIYKEFTVHDELYFNFYQLIHYGKEDPSVARNILNGLNLIFMHSSQNSAQEVKKFYDEAYEIFMDSMASDMDKNHLKSLKENFYQLTDNLD, encoded by the coding sequence ATGTTTACAAAACTTAAAATGAAGATTGCAAAGAATAGGAATATGCTAAATATTACTATTTTTACTTTTATATCGTTTTTACTCTTGGTTGTGTCGTATTTTATCGACTACCGGGGTTTTGAATTTAGGCAGTTTGTGCCCGACCAGCTCATGCTATCCAAGGATGTGTCGACGACATTTCTAACGACTTTGGCTGGTGTATTTTTGACGGTTACGACTTTTACTTTGACGACGATCCTGAGTATTTTAAATCAGTACGCCAATTCCTTTACGCCCAGGGCCATGCAAAAGTTTATCGACAAGCCCTATGTGCTTAGCCTTTTTGGAATATTCATTGGAGGATTTTTCTATTCGATTTTTTCTCTCTTGATGATTCAAAATGTGCCGGACAAGGTCAAGGTTATATCAGGCAGCATTGGGATTTTGTACGCCATGGCGTCGATGATTTATTTTATATTGTTTGTAAAGACGGTTTTAAAATCGATCAAGGCCAGGGATGTTATAGAGGATATTTATGACCGGGCTTTGAAGTGCGTTAAGGATGATGCGTCTTTGGATGAGACTGTTTCAACAGATTTTTCTCTGGAGGAATACGACCAGGACATTACGAGAATTTACGCCAAGGACTCTGGCTACTTGTATGCAATTGATGATGACAAGCTTGCCAAGATTTTAAAGGAAGGCCAGCTGTCGCTGATAATCAACTACAAGGTGGGAGATTATCTGGTCCGCGGTATGAATGTGGCCAATTTAAATATTGATATTAGAGAGGCCGAGTATGATAAGGCGGACGATCTTGCAGAGAAGATTTCATCTTGCTTTATTTACAGTGAGTCGCCAAATGACACCGACGATTACAGGCACGAGGTCAAAAACCTGGTTGAAATTGCTCTGAGGGCTATTAGTCCTGGCATCAACGATCCCAACACTGCCATTATATGTATTAGAAAAATTTCTATGCTTTTGTCGGTTCTTTTTTCCCACAAGTCCAATTACAAGGTCAAGATCTTGGATGACTCTTCCAAGATTATCTACAAGGAATTTACCGTTCATGATGAGCTTTACTTTAATTTTTATCAGCTCATTCATTACGGCAAGGAGGACCCCAGCGTTGCTAGGAATATTTTAAATGGCCTCAATCTGATCTTTATGCATTCAAGTCAAAATTCAGCCCAAGAGGTCAAGAAGTTTTACGATGAAGCCTATGAGATTTTTATGGACTCAATGGCAAGCGATATGGATAAAAATCACTTGAAATCTTTGAAGGAAAATTTTTACCAGCTGACTGATAATTTGGATTGA
- a CDS encoding cation:proton antiporter codes for MEPILYLSILLLAGLIVARLLGKLKFPDVTGYLIAGILIGPSVIGLIPADGVKQMEIVSQVALSFIAFSVGSEMNLKQIRKIGSKIILVTFCEALGGMLVVTLAMLLIFKTDVAFAITLGSIASATAPAATLMVIRQYQAKGDLVDVLIPVVALDDAVCIMAFGVASSIATAMLSGGALSMNTMLLKPLMEIALAIIIGLAGGIVYILLSKKVRNNEENLTFTLAMIFGITAAAFALNLSSLLTLMTMGIIISNFGRVNRKYLELINTVTPPIFVAFFVLSGADLNLADLKTVGVLGIAYVIARLIGKISGAYFSTKATGFPGHVSKYLGLTLAPQAGVAIGLSLIASQIIPDPHGAQIRTVVLGATIIYELTGPLVAKYALKKSGCIASDK; via the coding sequence ATGGAACCAATACTTTATTTATCAATCTTACTCTTGGCAGGATTAATTGTCGCCCGTCTTTTGGGCAAATTAAAATTCCCAGATGTAACTGGTTACTTAATCGCAGGCATACTCATAGGCCCATCTGTTATCGGACTTATTCCAGCAGATGGCGTCAAGCAAATGGAAATCGTCAGCCAAGTCGCCCTTAGCTTCATTGCCTTTTCAGTCGGCAGCGAAATGAATCTAAAACAAATCAGAAAAATCGGATCAAAAATTATCTTGGTCACTTTTTGTGAAGCCTTGGGCGGCATGCTGGTTGTAACTCTAGCCATGCTCTTGATCTTTAAAACAGATGTGGCCTTTGCCATTACCCTCGGTAGTATCGCTTCTGCAACAGCACCTGCAGCTACACTTATGGTCATCAGACAATACCAAGCCAAAGGCGATTTGGTAGATGTTTTGATCCCGGTTGTAGCCCTTGACGACGCAGTTTGCATCATGGCCTTTGGCGTTGCATCATCAATCGCAACAGCTATGCTATCAGGTGGCGCCCTTAGCATGAATACCATGCTCTTAAAACCACTAATGGAAATTGCCCTTGCAATTATAATCGGCCTTGCAGGTGGTATCGTCTATATACTCCTCAGCAAAAAAGTTAGAAACAATGAAGAAAATCTAACCTTTACTCTTGCCATGATCTTTGGTATAACAGCAGCGGCCTTTGCCCTAAATCTATCGTCACTTTTGACACTTATGACCATGGGCATCATAATTTCAAACTTTGGCAGGGTCAACAGAAAATATCTGGAACTTATAAACACAGTTACCCCACCAATCTTTGTTGCCTTTTTCGTTTTGAGCGGCGCCGATCTTAATCTCGCCGACCTCAAGACAGTTGGTGTGCTCGGAATTGCCTATGTAATAGCAAGGCTTATTGGTAAGATTTCAGGTGCATATTTTTCAACCAAGGCCACAGGCTTCCCAGGCCACGTATCCAAATACCTTGGTCTCACCCTTGCTCCACAAGCAGGTGTTGCAATCGGTCTTAGCCTGATCGCATCGCAAATAATCCCAGACCCCCACGGCGCACAAATCCGTACAGTAGTTTTGGGTGCAACAATTATTTACGAGCTCACAGGACCCCTCGTTGCAAAATACGCCCTCAAAAAATCTGGCTGCATTGCAAGCGACAAATAA
- a CDS encoding zinc ribbon domain-containing protein, with protein MYCKNCGNQLQEGQNFCVKCGCRVESQAYNQSYNQSYNQGYDQTTYQRQRGQGNFLKARNYAFAYRVFSVLLIIASLYFIQLGRMSFNINKQAESIRQIKGAASILAPELNLIDDELIESAAGLIDKSLGIGAQEIADILIDSKEYRYAGFLAYLFSALLIALSIYSISSLGNPKNMKKVLTLNAFLFIIAGVATLLGIGSRPIWGIMGYILISVAVATILSFFLNRGINKELTYNNYYY; from the coding sequence ATGTATTGTAAAAATTGTGGAAACCAATTACAGGAAGGACAAAATTTCTGCGTAAAATGTGGCTGTCGTGTAGAAAGCCAAGCATATAATCAAAGCTACAACCAAAGCTATAATCAAGGATATGATCAAACAACATACCAAAGACAAAGAGGGCAAGGCAACTTTTTAAAAGCAAGAAATTATGCTTTTGCTTATAGGGTGTTCTCCGTCCTATTAATTATTGCCAGCCTATATTTCATACAGCTTGGCAGGATGAGCTTTAACATAAACAAACAAGCTGAATCCATTCGTCAAATAAAAGGAGCCGCTTCTATATTAGCTCCTGAACTAAATCTAATTGATGATGAACTTATAGAAAGTGCAGCCGGCCTAATCGATAAATCCCTAGGCATAGGTGCCCAAGAAATTGCAGACATATTGATAGATTCCAAAGAATATAGATATGCAGGATTTCTTGCCTATCTCTTTTCTGCCCTATTAATTGCCCTATCAATCTACTCAATATCTAGTCTGGGCAATCCAAAAAATATGAAAAAAGTCCTCACCTTAAACGCCTTTTTATTTATTATCGCAGGCGTAGCCACCTTGCTAGGTATAGGAAGCAGACCAATTTGGGGAATAATGGGCTATATACTAATTTCCGTCGCAGTAGCCACTATCCTATCATTTTTCTTAAACAGAGGAATTAATAAGGAATTGACTTATAATAATTATTATTATTAA
- a CDS encoding DUF4177 domain-containing protein, protein MARYEFVDVPVKGGVKAGKTDTFEECKEIVAKKAEEGWELVQILPVGNEKTGVGSLVHYTIIFRVEK, encoded by the coding sequence ATGGCAAGATATGAATTTGTGGATGTCCCAGTAAAGGGTGGAGTCAAGGCAGGAAAGACAGACACTTTTGAAGAATGCAAGGAAATTGTTGCAAAGAAAGCTGAAGAAGGATGGGAATTGGTGCAAATTCTCCCAGTTGGAAATGAAAAGACTGGCGTGGGTTCATTAGTTCATTATACAATTATTTTCAGAGTCGAAAAATAA